A DNA window from Daucus carota subsp. sativus chromosome 3, DH1 v3.0, whole genome shotgun sequence contains the following coding sequences:
- the LOC108212852 gene encoding galactinol synthase 1 has translation MAPKLDNPNGPFLAKPLFRHDRAYVTFLAGNGDYVKGVVGLAKGLRQVKAAYPLVVAVLPDVPQEHRRVLAEQGCIVREIEPIYPPDNQTQFAMAYYVINYSKLRIWQFLEYSKMIYLDGDIQVFDNIDHLFDLPDGYLYGVMDCFCEKTWSHTPQYKLGYCQQSPEKIKWPVAELGQPPQLYFNAGMFVFEPNYSTYERLLETLKITPPTPFAEQDFLNMFFRDVYKPIPLIYNLVLAMLWRHPENVELDKVKVVHYCAAGSKPWRYTGKEEHMEREDIKMLVNRWWEIYNDESLDYNKKAAVANADPVNILAVALSGSAAVLGAPAAQPKRAANYLMAPPAA, from the exons ATGGCTCCGAAACTTGATAACCCAAATGGGCCATTTTTGGCGAAGCCCTTGTTTCGACATGATAGGGCTTACGTCACGTTTTTGGCCGGAAATGGCGACTATGTGAAAGGTGTTGTAGGGTTGGCCAAGGGTTTACGTCAAGTCAAGGCGGCGTATCCACTTGTGGTGGCGGTTCTGCCTGATGTGCCGCAAGAACATCGTCGTGTGCTGGCGGAGCAAGGTTGTATTGTTAGAGAAATCGAACCTATTTATCCGCCGGATAATCAAACTCAGTTTGCCATGGCCTATTATGTCATCAACTACTCCAAGTTACGTATTTGGCAG TTTTTGGAGTACAGTAAGATGATATATTTGGACGGAGATATTCAAGTTTTCGACAACATTGACCATCTGTTTGACCTCCCGGACGGCTACCTCTACGGCGTGATGGACTGCTTCTGCGAGAAAACATGGAGCCACACACCTCAATACAAGCTTGGGTACTGTCAACAAAGCCCGGAAAAGATTAAGTGGCCCGTGGCAGAGCTAGGGCAGCCACCGCAGCTTTATTTCAATGCTGGGATGTTCGTGTTCGAACCAAATTATTCCACTTACGAACGACTTCTTGAAACTCTCAAGATCACTCCTCCTACGCCTTTTGCCGAACAG GATTTTTTGAATATGTTCTTTAGGGATGTGTACAAGCCGATTCCGCTAATTTATAATCTTGTTCTTGCGATGTTGTGGCGGCATCCGGAGAATGTGGAACTTGATAAAGTGAAAGTTGTGCACTATTGTGCGGCG GGGTCTAAACCGTGGAGGTATACCGGCAAAGAAGAACATATGGAAAGGGAAGATATCAAAATGCTGGTCAACAGATGGTGGGAAATCTACAATGATGAATCACTAGACTACAACAAGAAAGCGGCGGTCGCAAATGCAGACCCGGTGAATATTCTGGCTGTTGCTCTTTCAGGGTCTGCTGCAGTGCTCGGAGCACCTGCGGCGCAGCCAAAAAGAGCCGCTAATTATCTCATGGCACCCCCGGCAGCATAG
- the LOC135151164 gene encoding uncharacterized protein LOC135151164, whose product MENGHTGRITANMVLNAIRRLEQQGLVDRNLRGYYEFRQDDPRFIETLIQAFLDEVASTFHSMFMTLNADVVNFRGLSDLCIKVKGVVDCFGATRMRRACTNLFHASENASKPTCVQAFIRLVSEFVVLRSRLEFVLSLERALLAG is encoded by the exons ATGGAAAATGGACATACTGGACGAATCACTGCAAATATGGTTCTTAATGCTATACGTCGCTTGGAACAACAG GGTTTGGTTGACCGCAATCTCCGTGGTTACTATGAATTCAGGCAAGATGACCCCCGCTTCATTGAAACCTTAATTCAGGCATTTCTGGATGAAGTTGCGAGTACTTTTCATAGCATGTTTATGACATT GAATGCGGATGTTGTGAATTTTAGAGGATTGAGCGACCTCTGCATAAAAGTAAAAGGAGTTGTTGATTG CTTTGGTGCTACTCGGATGAGGAGAGCGTGCACCAACCTATTTCATgcatcagagaatgcatctaaACCGAC GTGTGTGCAAGCATTCATAAGATTAGTGAGCGAATTTGTTGTGTTACGCTCACGTTTGGAGTTTGTTTTATCG CTAGAGCGGGCGTTGCTTGCAGGTTAG
- the LOC108215279 gene encoding ADP-ribosylation factor, with product MGLSFTKLFSRLFAKKEMRILMVGLDAAGKTTILYKLKLGEIVTTIPTIGFNVETVEYKNISFTVWDVGGQDKIRPLWRHYFQNTQGLIFVVDSNDRDRVVEARDELHRMLNEDELRDAVLLVFANKQDLPNAMNAAEITDKLGLHSLRQRHWYIQSTCATSGEGLYEGLDWLSNNIASKA from the exons ATGGGGCTGTCCTTTACCAAACTCTTTAGTCGGCTTTTTGCCAAGAAAGAGATGCGCATACTGATGGTGGGTCTCGATGCAGCTGGTAAGACAACCATTTTATACAAGCTCAAGCTGGGAGAGATTGTTACAACCATTCCAACTATTG GATTTAATGTGGAGACTGTGGAATATAAGAACATCAGCTTCACTGTCTGGGATGTTGGAGGCCAGGACAAG ATCCGTCCTTTGTGGAGACATTACTTTCAAAATACTCAGGGCCTCATCTTCGTGGTTGATAGCAATGATCGAGATCGTGTAGTTGAAGCCAGAGATGAGCTGCACAGAATGCTTAATGAA GATGAATTAAGGGATGCTGTCCTACTTGTATTTGCCAACAAGCAAGATCTTCCAAATGCAATGAATGCTGCGGAGATTACTGATAAACTTGGACTTCATTCTCTTCGGCAGCGACACTG GTACATTCAGAGCACATGCGCCACATCAGGTGAAGGATTATACGAGGGTCTGGACTGGCTCTCGAATAATATTGCAAGCAAG GCTTAG